The Raphanus sativus cultivar WK10039 chromosome 6, ASM80110v3, whole genome shotgun sequence sequence ACCATTTTTCCAATCAAAGAACAACAAACTAACAATCGAAATAATGTGGGTAATGAGagcagaaacaaacaaaatcctATTCTAGAAGCATTTTTCCAATCGGACAACAACAAAGTAAGAATATAAACACTACAAGAACAACTACTCTACATACAAATCGGACAACAAAAGCCCTACATATCAAAGAACAACTACTCAGCTACAACTACTCTACATTACAAACTTATAAACCTCAAGATCAGACAACAACTAAGCCAACATATCAAGAACAAACTAAGCCGAAAGGTAAATACAATCGAAAACATTAATATGTAAAGAGAAAAGCGTGGTGTATAAGATTATAAACCAACAAGTAAATTAATTTACTTTAAGAAAATATCCAAATCGAGAATCACAAAATCTAGGTCAAAATCGACAATCACAAAATCTAGGtcaagaaataaaattgaagtAATCGAAAACAACTGTGAAGAAACCTCCTAATATTGACGAAATTGATGGAAGAACCCACCGATTTTGACCTTACCCGATGAACAACTCAAACAAGGAAGTATTGATTGTGTTCTTTCGGTGTGGTCGAAGAGGAAGATGAGGAACAAGAGGGTAGGACTTTTTGTAGGAGAGATGAAGAGAGCGTTGGAGAGGAGAAGGATTGAGCAGGAGAAGAGATGAAACTAGGTATCAATCGCCATAGATGGAGCTCGGCGGAGAAGAagggtgaaaaaaaaaatagaaagggGATCTAGGGTAAGGGAGTAAATCGATGTccctttgaattttttttttttttactttttgagttttacttttttaatttattagtaaATCTAAatgcatttaaaattaattacgaaaatctaaaaaatatattataaatctacTTAATCAATAATTAAAGGGTATTAGGGTATTTACAAGGTTTCAAAATCCTATTTTCCTAAACAATCTAACTAAAATCCTAATGTGACAAATGGGAGAAAAAAGTGGATCTATTTCccaattttctctttttcttattaCAAGACCGCACACTCACAGTTACCATTTATTTCCCTTCACCCATCAAATTTTTTTCTGTAAGCgacaaaacacacataaaatcaAAAACGTGGTAAAATCTCAGATACTAAAACTACAATAAaaaggggaagaagaagaagtaggaAGGAACACAAAGACACCACGACTTGTGCGCAAAAAACTTTCGCACTGTCCAACGATCtcaaagtctctctctctctctctctctctctcaacctAAACCCTTTTCTCGCATGTTGCTTGCTTGTGAACTCGGATTCGCATTTCACAAAAGAGTGTCTCTCTCGTTCAATCTCTCACCAGTCAAAAAAGGTTCACTCCGCAAAGAACGGATCCaagagatttttttattttattttaatgcaGAACCGTTCATAACTCTGATCTGCATATCCTCTCTGTCCTAATCTTACGCTGCCGTAACGGTTTCTCCTCCTTCCCCTCCCTCTACCAACCTTCCTTCAATGGTAGTGATACACTAGTCTAGAAACCAATTAATTTTAGCTATAGCTGCAAGTGCAGTGGTGGAGCTACATTTGCATAAAGGTTGAGTCTTTATTATGTTTTGTCTGAAAAAGGTTTTAGATTTGAGAAAGTGGTCTAATGGGTTTTGCTTATATCTTCAGGCTTTAATCCtcaggaagagagagagacaacgaTAGAGGGAGAGATGCTCACGTGCATAGCTTGCTCGAAGCAGTTAAACACCAACAACGGCGGATCTAAGGAAGAAGACGACAGAGTTCTTGGAACTCCCAGGTCTAAGCAGACCATCAAGTCCCTGACGTCACAAGTAAGATAACAACAACACTTCTTTTATAGctctgtttgtttcttttgagaCAGAACCATGTTTTGGTTTCAGTTAAAAGACTTGGCAGTAAAAGCATCAGGTTCTTACAAGAGCTGCAAACCGTGCTCAGGCTCTTCTTCGAACCGGAACCACCACCGTGGTTCAGATGCTGCCGCATCACCTTCTGGGAGGTTCCATTACGCGTACAATAGACCTGGAAGAAGCGGAAGCTCGACGCCCAAGATTCTAGGGAAAGAAATGGAGTCAAGGCTAAAAGGGCTTTTGAGCGGAGAAGGCACACCTGAATCATCCATAAGTGGTAGGACAGAGTCCACACTGTTCATGGAGGAAGAGCTTAAAGAATGGGTTGCTCAAGTGGAGCCTGGTGTCCTCATCACTTTTGTTTCGTTGCCTGAGGGAGGGAATGATCTCAAACGGATCCGGTTCAGGTTAAGATGAACTTTTTAATCCATTATGTTTTTTGATTTGACTTGGGAGATAGAGAATGTATGTGTTTCCTGGAGACAAGCTTATGAGGAAGTACAAGTTGATATTAAAGATAGAGATTTATGTTTTGGTTGTTGAATCCGATCTTTAAATGGAGACTCCAAGAACAGTTGTGTGTGGGGACTTTTAGTGAAACTTGTACATAGGTGGGGACATGTAATGAGAGTAGCTAACTAACTTTCTTCATGGCATCATCAAAGAAGGGACACTTTTAGTTCTCATTGATGATTAGAACATATGTTGAGTTACTGTTCAATTGATTGGTGACTAAGACAGATCTtcatttgttgattttttttttattttaataaaaatttctgTTTGCTTGTAGCCGTGAGATGTTTGATAAAGGGGAAGCTCAGAAATGGTGGGGGGAGAATTTTGAGAAGGTGATGGAGTTATACAATGTGCAGCAGGTTAATCAGCAGAGTGTCCCGGTTCCAACAGCTCCTCCTAGATCCAAAGATGAGGTTTACACTCTTCCTGAACATCCATTCATTAAAAACATGTCTTGATTCTTTAATTTGGTGTGTACCAGTGCTCTAGCAAGAACAGTCCTGTAACTCCACCGTTACACAAAGAATGCCCTCGAGGAAAAGGCTCACTCGCTCACCAACCAACAACACAGAGTCGGTACCGTGGTTCGTCTGGTCTTGCAACGACGCCGAAGCTCTCTACTAATAGCATAAGTGGGACCAAAACCGAGACATCATCATCGGTTGATATGTCCGCAGGAAGTAGTGGTTcagaggaagatgatgaagatcATTCAGAGGAGGTTTCTGTAAGTAACGCGAGTGACATGGAAACAGAATGGGTAGAACAAGATGAAGACGGTGTTTACATCACAATCAGAGCTTTACCAGATGGGAGTCGTGAGCTTAGACGTGTTCGCTTCaggtaaaataacaaaaactcaTTTTACCCTTTTGAATAAGGAAAGCACTTGACAGCATTTGcttctcttgttgttgttgtagccGAGAGAGGTTTGGAGAAACGAAGGCAAGATTGTGGTGGGAAGAGAACAGAGCTCGGATACAACAGCAGTACTTGTGAATGCTCTCTGCAACAAAGAATCTGACATAGCAAAAACCAaaagcatttttttttaatttttttttttcaaaaatgtttttacttttttttttttataaccgtgGGGGGTTCCCAGACGATAAGCCCAGACTAATTCCCACGAGGCCTTCCATCCGGGCACGCACGGTTATAGACGGGAAGGTGGCCAAGACGATTCGAATCCAGGGCGGGCACTCCAGCTGGAGTTCcattaccactaggccaagagCTCTtggttaaaaatgtttttacttGTAGAAAAGCTATACATTTTGATGGAATACAACTCTTTTGGTTTGAGATAATGCATATGCAACCATAAACTAGTCTATAATCTCAGTTAAAACatgagatttgaattttaaattaaagaatTCCACTGAAATATTCTAAACTCACTGAAAATCTTGTAAAATTCacaaattatt is a genomic window containing:
- the LOC130495513 gene encoding protein Brevis radix-like 2, translated to MLTCIACSKQLNTNNGGSKEEDDRVLGTPRSKQTIKSLTSQLKDLAVKASGSYKSCKPCSGSSSNRNHHRGSDAAASPSGRFHYAYNRPGRSGSSTPKILGKEMESRLKGLLSGEGTPESSISGRTESTLFMEEELKEWVAQVEPGVLITFVSLPEGGNDLKRIRFSREMFDKGEAQKWWGENFEKVMELYNVQQVNQQSVPVPTAPPRSKDECSSKNSPVTPPLHKECPRGKGSLAHQPTTQSRYRGSSGLATTPKLSTNSISGTKTETSSSVDMSAGSSGSEEDDEDHSEEVSVSNASDMETEWVEQDEDGVYITIRALPDGSRELRRVRFSRERFGETKARLWWEENRARIQQQYL